Proteins from one Cryptomeria japonica chromosome 4, Sugi_1.0, whole genome shotgun sequence genomic window:
- the LOC131060427 gene encoding bZIP transcription factor 11 produces the protein MTNSLPISSVSSVKYGKSLSSASDEDPYQQQHQNVIEERKQKRMLSNRESAKRSRMKKQQHLDDLQAQLAQLRSENSVVLNKLNIASQNYLVLEEQNKVFRALVMDLSSKLQALNSIMQQQAGTRPLISTGFSDSNPVVGNLEMEKLWLSHVRQNFKQQEIHE, from the coding sequence ATGACCAATTCATTACCCATTTCCTCAGTATCATCTGTTAAATATGGTAAGAGTTTATCATCTGCTTCTGATGAAGACCCATATCAGCAACAACACCAGAATGTAATAGAGGAAAGAAAGCAGAAGAGAATGTTGTCCAACAGAGAATCTGCAAAGAGGTCTAGGATGAAGAAGCAGCAGCATTTGGATGACTTGCAGGCTCAATTGGCTCAACTGAGATCAGAGAACAGTGTTGTGCTCAACAAACTCAATATTGCTTCTCAGAATTATTTGGTACTTGAGGAACAGAACAAGGTTTTTAGGGCCCTAGTGATGGATCTCTCATCTAAGCTACAAGCTTTGAACAGTATCATGCAGCAACAAGCAGGTACAAGGCCTCTTATCAGTACTGGGTTTTCTGATTCCAATCCAGTGGTGGGAAATTTAGAAATGGAGAAGTTGTGGCTCTCTCATGTCAGGCAAAATTTTAAACAACAAGAGATTCATGAGTAG